In Gammaproteobacteria bacterium, one DNA window encodes the following:
- a CDS encoding DNA ligase has protein sequence MRHLLPQWLIWLLVITPYNVLYSAEPPPLPLAHKYQNSIDIEQYWVSEKLDGVRAYWDGNELISKNGNPFPAPQWFTDALPTHKLDGELWISRGQFEKLLSTVRQRPTHHKLWRKVRYMVFDLPLAGIPFEQRLIKLKQIIDAHPSPHLQMVKQYQLPSHAALMKRVEQVVTAGGEGLMLHKGSAHYRAGRSNNLLKVKIYQDEEATVIGHQPGKGKYHGLLGSLLVINRHGKTFKLGSGLSDQQRKKPPPIGSTVTYTFTGTTINGIPKFASFLRVRSEPEQ, from the coding sequence ATGAGACACCTACTTCCCCAGTGGCTAATATGGCTACTGGTCATCACCCCTTACAACGTACTCTACTCAGCCGAACCACCGCCACTACCGCTGGCCCACAAATACCAAAACAGCATCGACATTGAACAATACTGGGTAAGTGAAAAACTTGATGGTGTGCGAGCTTATTGGGACGGAAACGAGTTAATCTCAAAAAATGGCAACCCGTTCCCCGCACCCCAGTGGTTTACCGATGCACTTCCCACGCATAAATTGGATGGTGAGCTATGGATTAGCCGAGGTCAGTTTGAAAAACTGCTCAGCACCGTGCGACAGCGGCCAACCCATCACAAGCTGTGGCGCAAGGTTCGCTACATGGTTTTTGACCTTCCGCTCGCAGGCATCCCCTTCGAACAACGCCTGATCAAACTCAAACAAATTATTGATGCCCACCCAAGCCCCCACCTACAGATGGTCAAACAATACCAACTACCCAGCCATGCCGCGCTGATGAAAAGAGTGGAGCAGGTTGTCACTGCCGGTGGAGAGGGGTTAATGTTACATAAAGGGAGCGCCCACTACAGAGCCGGGAGAAGCAACAACCTGCTTAAAGTGAAAATATATCAGGACGAAGAAGCCACCGTGATCGGACACCAGCCCGGAAAAGGAAAATACCACGGCCTGTTAGGCTCCCTACTGGTTATTAATCGCCATGGCAAAACATTCAAACTAGGTAGCGGCTTGAGTGACCAACAACGCAAAAAACCGCCACCCATCGGCAGCACCGTCACCTACACCTTCACAGGGACAACCATCAATGGCATACCTAAATTTGCCAGTTTTTTGCGTGTTCGTAGTGAGCCTGAACAGTAG
- a CDS encoding efflux RND transporter periplasmic adaptor subunit has product MSKLTTMAVLFFVLGVAPVKAEDSMPLQLLEYKEYSQQMTYDGVIEAVQQATLSAQTSGRIIEVNFDVDDFVPQGSVIIRMRDKQQQSQLSVADAALQEAKAQYTKNKAEYQRLADLRDKQLVSVAVFDQAVADLNAGEQRLKGAQAKYQQAKEQLDYTVVKAPFSGIVVARHIEPGEMASVGQPLMSGFAVDDMRVNVSVPQHYIERVRKNSTAKVIFGVGEGRAFISEAVVVYPYADPVTHSFTVRVGLPSGLEGVYPGIMVKVAFSAGSFRALAIEPKAIVQRSELSAVYVKSGDVLSFRQIRLGRSLEDGRTEVLAGLSEGEQVSLEPLRAGILLKQRQRAGE; this is encoded by the coding sequence ATGAGTAAATTGACGACAATGGCAGTACTGTTTTTTGTGCTGGGCGTGGCCCCGGTGAAAGCTGAAGATTCGATGCCGTTACAGCTGCTGGAGTACAAGGAGTATTCCCAGCAGATGACATATGACGGCGTTATTGAGGCGGTTCAGCAAGCGACCCTCTCGGCGCAGACATCGGGTCGTATTATCGAAGTAAATTTTGATGTGGACGATTTTGTACCACAGGGCAGTGTCATCATCCGGATGCGAGATAAGCAGCAGCAGTCGCAATTGAGTGTGGCCGATGCGGCGCTGCAAGAGGCGAAAGCTCAATATACCAAGAACAAGGCGGAGTACCAGCGCCTTGCGGATTTGCGAGATAAACAGCTGGTCTCTGTTGCGGTGTTTGATCAGGCGGTTGCGGATCTTAATGCCGGTGAGCAACGCTTGAAAGGGGCGCAGGCCAAATATCAGCAAGCAAAAGAGCAGCTCGACTACACTGTTGTTAAAGCGCCTTTTAGCGGTATTGTGGTGGCACGCCACATTGAACCCGGTGAGATGGCAAGTGTCGGTCAGCCACTGATGAGCGGTTTTGCGGTTGATGATATGCGGGTAAATGTATCTGTTCCGCAACATTATATTGAACGGGTTAGAAAAAACAGCACGGCAAAGGTTATTTTTGGTGTAGGCGAGGGGAGGGCCTTTATCAGTGAGGCGGTTGTTGTCTACCCCTATGCCGATCCGGTTACCCATAGCTTTACTGTTCGAGTGGGTTTGCCGAGTGGCCTGGAAGGTGTCTACCCCGGCATAATGGTGAAAGTGGCCTTTAGTGCAGGCTCGTTTCGCGCATTGGCGATTGAACCGAAGGCGATTGTTCAGCGCAGTGAGTTAAGTGCAGTTTATGTGAAGAGTGGTGATGTGCTCTCTTTTCGGCAGATTCGTTTGGGTAGGAGCCTAGAGGATGGGCGTACCGAGGTGTTAGCCGGGTTGTCTGAGGGGGAGCAGGTCTCACTGGAGCCGCTGCGTGCCGGTATTTTGCTCAAACAGCGTCAGCGGGCGGGAGAGTAA
- a CDS encoding efflux RND transporter permease subunit, translating to MSESSLGLSGGIAKRFLQTEITPLLALVGLLLGLFAVMVTPKEEEPQIDVTFANVFIPFPGASARQVEALVSTPAEQVLSELEGVEHVYSVSKPGMALLTVSFEVGEPRTDAIVRLYNAIHSNSDWIPPNVGVLQPIIKPMGIDDVPIVSLTLWSEDDQVGAAELSKVAHAIEIELKRVKGTRDIYTLGSPDQVVHILLDLQKMAGYHIAIDELSQALQQANVSSEAGVMIRDNREIQVRVGDFFSSAEEIGQLVVGVEKGKPIYLADVAEVHIGSDQPEQYVWFGTGQAIAEKGVTARGEFPAVTIAIAKQPGTNAVDVAEQVVQRIDQLRGILIPDGVEVTVTRNYGETADNKATSLIKKLLFATLSVVILTWIAIGRREAFIIGSAVVVTLAMTLFASWAWGFTINRVSLFALIFSIGILVDDAIVVVENIHRHIQLNKGKPLSEIIPQAVDEVGSPTILATFTVIAALLPMAFVSGLMGPYMSPIPINASMGMIISLAVAFVVTPWLTLKVLGENPVVAGHQKSGEPGLYPLFNRVMRPFLMGDKGRAKRWSLLGVVVLLIGLSVSLVAVKLVVLKMLPFDNKSEFQVVVDMPEGTPVEVTARVLRELGAHIASVPEVSDYQAYAATAAPVNFNGLVRQYYLRSDSHRGDLQVNLVDKSQRDRSSHEIAQAVRAPLQLIGQRFGANVKIVEVPPGPPVQAPLVAEVYGLDYVGQIQVAKQLRKVMENTDEIVDVDDSIETSSQRYVIRVDRSRAALLGVSQQDVVAAISTVLSGADVSYLHRDSSKYSVPVRIEVSEGDKADLNTLLAIKLRSQSGRLVALADLVTVRTEEREQTLYHKDLMPVVFVTADAAGRTDSPLYGMFDVFFQLKNTLFEPGHSIEQVLFSQPDNPYQYSVKWDGEWQVTFETFRDMGLAYAVGMILIYLLVVAQFRSYIVPLIIMAPIPLTIIGVLPGHALFGAQYTATSMIGMIALAGIIVRNSILLVDFINQELAAGRPFDEAVIRSGAVRAKPIILTGLAAMLGAMFILDDPIFNGLAISLIFGILVSTVLTLLVIPVMYYAFMRKRFSV from the coding sequence ATGAGTGAGTCGTCTCTGGGTCTCTCCGGTGGTATTGCAAAGCGCTTTCTTCAGACCGAAATCACGCCACTGCTGGCGTTAGTCGGGCTGCTGCTGGGTCTGTTTGCCGTGATGGTGACTCCGAAAGAGGAGGAGCCGCAAATTGATGTCACTTTTGCCAATGTTTTTATTCCATTTCCCGGTGCGTCAGCTCGTCAGGTGGAGGCGTTAGTCAGTACACCCGCAGAGCAGGTGCTTTCAGAGCTGGAGGGGGTGGAGCATGTCTACTCGGTCTCCAAGCCCGGTATGGCATTGCTAACCGTCAGCTTTGAGGTGGGCGAGCCGCGTACCGATGCGATTGTTCGCCTCTATAACGCCATACACTCCAATAGTGACTGGATTCCGCCCAATGTTGGGGTTCTACAGCCCATTATTAAACCGATGGGGATCGATGATGTGCCCATTGTCTCGCTCACGCTGTGGAGTGAAGATGATCAAGTCGGGGCTGCTGAGCTTTCCAAAGTTGCTCACGCTATCGAAATTGAGCTGAAACGGGTTAAAGGTACCCGGGATATTTACACCTTGGGTAGTCCCGATCAAGTGGTACACATCCTGCTCGACCTACAAAAAATGGCAGGTTACCACATAGCGATTGATGAGCTAAGCCAGGCACTACAGCAGGCTAACGTCTCCAGTGAAGCGGGGGTGATGATTCGTGATAACCGCGAAATTCAGGTGCGAGTGGGTGATTTTTTCAGTAGTGCCGAAGAGATTGGCCAGCTGGTGGTGGGTGTCGAAAAGGGCAAACCAATCTACCTGGCCGATGTTGCCGAAGTACATATCGGCTCTGATCAGCCCGAGCAGTATGTCTGGTTTGGTACCGGCCAGGCGATTGCCGAAAAAGGTGTGACGGCGCGGGGTGAATTTCCTGCGGTGACGATTGCCATTGCCAAACAGCCGGGCACCAATGCGGTGGATGTGGCAGAGCAGGTGGTTCAGCGTATTGATCAGCTGCGAGGGATTTTGATTCCTGATGGTGTTGAGGTGACGGTCACCCGAAACTATGGAGAAACAGCCGATAACAAGGCGACCAGTTTGATTAAAAAACTGCTCTTTGCCACGCTCTCGGTGGTGATTCTAACCTGGATTGCGATTGGTCGACGTGAAGCCTTTATTATCGGTAGTGCGGTGGTCGTCACGCTGGCAATGACGCTGTTTGCCTCATGGGCATGGGGCTTTACCATCAACCGTGTTTCGCTGTTTGCACTGATTTTTTCAATTGGTATTTTGGTCGATGATGCGATTGTGGTGGTTGAAAATATTCATCGTCACATTCAACTGAACAAGGGTAAGCCCCTTTCAGAAATAATTCCTCAAGCGGTAGACGAAGTAGGCAGCCCGACCATTTTGGCAACTTTTACAGTGATTGCCGCACTGCTGCCGATGGCCTTTGTGAGTGGCTTGATGGGTCCCTATATGAGCCCAATTCCGATTAATGCCAGTATGGGTATGATAATCTCTCTGGCCGTTGCTTTTGTGGTAACGCCTTGGCTAACACTTAAAGTGCTGGGTGAAAACCCCGTTGTTGCCGGGCACCAAAAGAGTGGTGAGCCGGGCCTATACCCTCTCTTTAATCGTGTCATGCGCCCGTTTTTGATGGGCGACAAGGGGCGAGCTAAACGTTGGAGTCTGTTGGGTGTGGTGGTGCTGTTGATCGGGCTGTCGGTCTCTTTAGTTGCGGTTAAACTGGTGGTGCTGAAAATGTTGCCATTTGATAATAAATCTGAATTTCAGGTGGTGGTCGACATGCCTGAAGGAACACCCGTGGAGGTGACGGCTCGCGTACTGCGTGAGTTAGGCGCTCATATCGCCAGCGTGCCAGAGGTGAGTGATTATCAGGCATACGCCGCCACGGCAGCGCCGGTTAATTTTAATGGTTTAGTACGTCAATACTATCTGCGCAGTGATTCGCATAGGGGTGATCTGCAAGTGAACCTGGTCGATAAATCACAGCGTGATCGCAGTAGCCATGAAATAGCGCAAGCAGTTCGTGCACCGCTACAGCTGATTGGCCAGCGCTTTGGCGCAAATGTAAAAATAGTGGAGGTGCCGCCAGGGCCTCCCGTGCAAGCGCCTTTAGTTGCCGAGGTTTACGGACTCGATTATGTCGGCCAGATTCAGGTGGCTAAACAGCTGCGCAAAGTGATGGAAAATACCGATGAAATTGTCGATGTGGATGACTCCATAGAGACTTCCTCACAGCGCTACGTGATTCGGGTTGACCGTTCCAGAGCCGCACTTTTGGGCGTCTCGCAGCAAGATGTGGTGGCGGCCATTTCAACCGTGCTAAGCGGTGCCGATGTGAGTTATCTGCATCGCGACTCTTCAAAGTATTCGGTGCCGGTACGGATTGAGGTCTCTGAGGGTGACAAGGCGGACCTAAATACGCTCTTGGCGATTAAACTCAGAAGCCAAAGTGGTCGATTGGTGGCGCTGGCGGATCTGGTAACGGTGCGTACCGAAGAGCGTGAGCAGACCCTCTATCATAAAGATTTAATGCCAGTAGTTTTTGTGACTGCCGATGCGGCAGGTCGCACGGATAGCCCGTTATACGGCATGTTTGATGTTTTCTTTCAGCTGAAAAACACACTGTTTGAACCAGGGCACAGCATCGAACAAGTGCTGTTTTCACAGCCGGATAACCCCTATCAATACAGTGTGAAGTGGGATGGTGAGTGGCAGGTCACTTTTGAGACATTTCGCGATATGGGGCTTGCCTATGCGGTGGGCATGATTCTTATCTACCTGCTGGTGGTTGCTCAGTTTCGCTCGTATATTGTGCCGTTGATTATTATGGCACCGATCCCTCTGACGATTATCGGCGTGCTACCCGGCCATGCGCTGTTTGGCGCGCAGTATACGGCAACATCAATGATCGGCATGATTGCCTTGGCCGGAATTATCGTGCGGAACTCCATTCTATTGGTGGACTTTATTAATCAGGAGTTGGCCGCAGGTCGGCCATTTGATGAGGCGGTGATTCGCTCAGGCGCGGTGCGCGCAAAGCCGATTATATTGACCGGTTTGGCGGCGATGCTGGGGGCGATGTTTATTTTGGATGACCCGATTTTCAATGGCTTGGCGATTTCGCTGATCTTTGGGATTCTGGTGAGTACCGTACTCACCCTATTGGTGATTCCTGTTATGTATTATGCCTTTATGCGTAAGCGATTCTCAGTCTGA
- the recQ gene encoding DNA helicase RecQ, with protein sequence MKNETPASNKARQILKQVFGYDDFRSQQSQIVDQLCNGQDALVLMPTGGGKSLCYQIPSLVRDGVGIIVSPLIALMQDQVDTLQQLGIRAAYLNSSLTAQQVQQVIQQLHRGELQMLYVAPERLMMPQTLALLSQIEVALFAIDEAHCVSQWGHDFRPEYIQLSVLHERFPQIPRIALTATADMATRQEIIERLSLQHATLFNSGFDRPNIRYSISENSGNARDQLLRFMQNEHRGEAGIVYCLSRKRVDELASWLCHKDLKALPYHAGLGTEQRRTHQQRFLREDGIVMVATIAFGMGIDKPDVRFVAHLNLPKSLEAYYQETGRAGRDGQPADAWMLYGLQDVIVLRQMQQQSEASERYKRVEQHKLSAMLGFCEITSCRRQALLNYFGDHLDAPCGNCDTCLDPPKTWDATTAAQKALSCVHRTGQRFGVNHLVDVLMGKEGERITRFGHHKVSTYAIGKELNTQEWRHLFRQLISRGLLSIDIEGHGAIKLNEAARPILKGEALQLRKLKKAAGQSRKRDKSSVEAFATPAENSLWEKLREYRKELADQQGVPPFVIFHDSTLREMVISRPANLLAMGQITGVGAKKLERYGADFVEIITTAHHSD encoded by the coding sequence ATGAAAAATGAAACACCCGCATCGAATAAAGCGAGGCAGATCCTCAAGCAGGTATTTGGTTATGACGACTTTCGCTCGCAGCAAAGCCAGATTGTAGATCAGCTCTGCAATGGCCAGGATGCGCTGGTGCTGATGCCCACCGGTGGCGGCAAGTCACTCTGCTACCAAATACCTTCACTAGTCAGGGACGGTGTGGGCATTATCGTTTCACCACTGATTGCACTGATGCAGGATCAGGTCGACACGCTGCAACAACTCGGTATCCGTGCCGCCTATCTCAACTCATCACTGACTGCGCAACAGGTACAGCAGGTCATCCAGCAGCTTCATCGGGGTGAGCTACAGATGCTCTATGTCGCCCCTGAGCGTTTAATGATGCCGCAGACATTGGCCCTGCTATCTCAAATCGAGGTGGCGCTGTTTGCCATTGATGAGGCTCACTGCGTCAGCCAGTGGGGGCACGATTTTCGTCCGGAGTATATTCAGCTCTCGGTGCTGCATGAGCGCTTTCCACAGATTCCGCGTATTGCACTCACCGCCACCGCCGATATGGCCACCCGGCAGGAGATTATCGAACGCCTCTCGTTGCAACACGCCACGCTTTTCAATAGCGGCTTTGACCGGCCCAATATTCGTTACAGTATTTCCGAAAACAGTGGTAATGCCCGTGATCAACTGTTGCGCTTCATGCAGAACGAACACCGGGGTGAAGCGGGCATCGTCTACTGTCTCTCGCGTAAGCGAGTTGATGAGCTCGCCAGCTGGCTTTGTCACAAAGACCTCAAGGCGCTCCCCTACCATGCGGGACTCGGCACAGAGCAGCGCCGCACCCATCAACAACGATTTTTGAGAGAGGATGGCATTGTTATGGTGGCCACCATCGCCTTCGGCATGGGAATCGACAAACCCGACGTGCGTTTTGTGGCCCACCTTAACCTACCTAAAAGCTTGGAAGCCTACTATCAGGAGACTGGCCGCGCCGGACGTGATGGCCAACCCGCCGATGCCTGGATGTTATATGGCTTACAAGATGTGATCGTGTTGCGCCAGATGCAGCAGCAGTCTGAAGCGAGTGAGCGCTATAAACGGGTTGAACAACACAAGTTAAGCGCCATGCTGGGCTTTTGTGAAATTACCAGTTGCCGTCGCCAAGCACTACTCAACTACTTTGGTGACCACCTAGATGCCCCGTGTGGCAATTGCGATACCTGCCTGGATCCACCCAAAACCTGGGATGCCACCACCGCCGCGCAAAAAGCGCTCTCCTGCGTACACCGCACCGGCCAGCGCTTCGGGGTTAATCACCTGGTTGATGTGTTAATGGGTAAAGAGGGTGAGCGCATTACTCGCTTTGGCCATCATAAGGTGAGTACCTATGCCATCGGTAAAGAGCTAAATACTCAGGAGTGGCGGCACCTTTTTCGTCAGCTGATTTCACGGGGTCTGCTGAGTATCGACATTGAGGGACATGGCGCGATTAAGCTGAATGAAGCCGCTCGCCCCATATTAAAGGGGGAGGCATTGCAGTTACGGAAATTGAAAAAAGCCGCCGGCCAGAGCCGCAAGCGTGATAAAAGCAGCGTCGAAGCATTTGCCACCCCAGCAGAAAATAGCTTATGGGAAAAGTTACGGGAGTACCGCAAAGAGCTGGCCGATCAACAAGGGGTGCCGCCCTTTGTTATTTTCCACGACAGCACATTGCGCGAGATGGTGATCTCGCGCCCAGCCAATCTATTGGCGATGGGACAAATAACCGGCGTAGGCGCTAAGAAGCTAGAGCGCTACGGTGCCGACTTTGTCGAAATTATCACCACAGCGCACCACTCAGACTGA
- a CDS encoding NnrS family protein, which produces MQIERPHDPITGYTPFALGFRPFFWAAGVWALIIFPFWLSQLGQAWLISPYYADNIAWHRHEMLFGYVMAVIAGFLLTAVKNWTHQPTPSGVPLAMLFLLWLAARITPLFELPILITATLDVLFTPLLALLIAIPIWRSRQHNNQIFPLLLLLIGGANLFIHLSMQGVVEADIQRSNTLAALLMLWILVIMAGRVVPFFIERATQGFKRRSWRIIEFLSPATLALLIFVQLTSNPTLISLAALFAAAVHLIRLMGWYTHQLWREPLIWVLWLGYLWLVMGFALHALAMHGVMPLSWALHAYFAGALGVLSLGMMARVAVGHTGREMRLPHPALVYAFALINLAALLRVFAPLLPLSYHWPLGFAAAAWCLSFLIFTWFYTPILLKARIDGRPG; this is translated from the coding sequence ATGCAAATCGAACGTCCCCACGATCCCATTACCGGATACACCCCCTTTGCACTCGGCTTTAGGCCCTTTTTTTGGGCGGCTGGCGTCTGGGCACTCATCATCTTCCCTTTCTGGCTCAGCCAGCTTGGGCAAGCGTGGCTAATTTCACCCTATTACGCTGATAATATCGCCTGGCATCGCCACGAAATGCTGTTCGGCTATGTGATGGCGGTGATTGCGGGCTTTCTACTTACGGCGGTTAAAAACTGGACCCATCAACCCACACCAAGTGGTGTGCCGCTGGCCATGCTGTTTCTCTTGTGGCTAGCCGCACGCATCACGCCACTCTTTGAGCTGCCCATACTCATCACGGCCACACTCGACGTGCTATTTACACCGCTCCTCGCATTGCTGATCGCCATCCCCATCTGGCGTAGCCGCCAGCATAACAACCAGATATTCCCGCTCTTATTGTTGCTCATTGGCGGTGCCAATCTGTTCATTCACCTCAGCATGCAGGGGGTGGTTGAGGCCGATATTCAACGCAGCAACACCCTTGCCGCACTATTGATGTTGTGGATTCTGGTTATCATGGCGGGGCGAGTAGTGCCCTTTTTTATCGAGCGCGCCACTCAGGGCTTTAAACGGAGAAGTTGGCGCATTATCGAATTTCTCAGCCCAGCCACACTGGCATTGTTGATCTTCGTACAACTCACTTCTAACCCTACGTTGATCAGCCTGGCTGCTCTGTTTGCCGCCGCTGTCCATCTTATTCGCCTAATGGGGTGGTATACCCACCAGTTGTGGCGTGAGCCATTAATTTGGGTGTTGTGGCTTGGTTATTTGTGGCTGGTGATGGGCTTTGCACTGCACGCGCTCGCAATGCACGGTGTCATGCCGTTATCTTGGGCGCTGCACGCCTATTTTGCAGGTGCGCTAGGAGTGCTTTCCCTGGGGATGATGGCCCGCGTGGCGGTGGGTCACACTGGCCGAGAGATGCGACTACCCCACCCAGCACTGGTTTACGCTTTTGCTTTAATAAACCTGGCTGCACTGCTTCGCGTATTCGCACCACTTCTACCACTCAGTTACCATTGGCCACTCGGATTTGCAGCCGCTGCATGGTGCTTAAGTTTTCTCATTTTCACCTGGTTCTACACCCCGATATTGCTAAAGGCACGCATCGATGGGCGACCGGGTTAA
- a CDS encoding lytic transglycosylase domain-containing protein yields the protein MSYYKLPRARQMINMAGVLLLLLIFSNQLHAKTGYPEPELLELLSKAVSDVHSFEDRFDAEVWLHDMSSRLARRIPDHEKRIELLKMIHQEAKLAGLQPELVLAVIEVESNFNRWAISSAGARGLMQIMPFWLDELERPDDNLFDIPTNLRFGCTILKHYLDREKGQLSRALARYNGSLGSFRYPNKVFKALRERWGIR from the coding sequence ATGTCGTACTATAAGCTACCCAGAGCGCGTCAGATGATCAATATGGCAGGCGTTCTATTATTACTGCTGATATTTTCAAATCAGCTGCATGCCAAAACAGGCTACCCCGAACCCGAACTGCTGGAGTTATTGAGTAAAGCGGTTTCTGATGTTCACAGTTTTGAAGATCGATTCGATGCAGAAGTGTGGCTGCACGATATGTCATCCCGCCTTGCCCGGCGCATTCCTGACCATGAAAAGCGCATTGAGCTACTAAAGATGATTCATCAAGAGGCAAAGCTTGCCGGATTACAGCCCGAGCTCGTGTTAGCGGTCATTGAGGTGGAGAGTAACTTTAATCGCTGGGCAATCTCATCTGCGGGTGCCCGAGGTTTGATGCAAATTATGCCATTCTGGTTGGATGAACTGGAACGACCGGATGATAATCTATTTGATATACCCACCAACCTTCGCTTTGGCTGCACCATTCTCAAGCACTACCTTGACCGAGAGAAGGGGCAGCTGAGCCGCGCACTGGCGCGCTACAATGGTAGCTTGGGTAGCTTTCGCTACCCCAACAAAGTATTCAAAGCGCTGCGTGAGCGCTGGGGTATCCGTTAG
- a CDS encoding response regulator: protein MIRVMIVDDHGLVRAGLARVLDDAPDIEVVAEANCGEVALSSAAQSHPDVVLMDINMPGIGGMEATTKLLQLQPNLKIIIVTVHADGPFPNKLLQAGAVGYLTKGCACEEMIQAIRTVFEGRPYVARCVAQNIAMSHKQQADISPFVLLSQRELQVVMMLTQGLSGQDISDRLSLSPKTVSTYRCRVYEKLKIGSDVELMQLAMQHKLLKEE from the coding sequence ATGATTCGGGTAATGATTGTTGATGATCATGGATTGGTTAGGGCAGGGCTGGCACGAGTGCTGGATGATGCACCTGATATTGAAGTAGTTGCCGAGGCAAACTGTGGCGAAGTTGCGCTGAGTTCTGCCGCGCAGTCACACCCGGACGTGGTTTTGATGGACATCAACATGCCGGGCATTGGTGGCATGGAAGCGACCACGAAGTTACTCCAGTTGCAACCAAACCTGAAGATCATTATTGTGACGGTGCATGCGGATGGCCCCTTTCCCAACAAGCTGCTACAAGCGGGCGCGGTGGGTTACCTAACCAAAGGGTGTGCCTGTGAAGAGATGATTCAGGCGATTCGCACCGTTTTTGAAGGGCGGCCCTACGTCGCTCGCTGCGTGGCGCAAAACATCGCAATGTCACATAAACAACAAGCTGACATCTCACCCTTTGTGCTGTTATCACAACGTGAATTGCAGGTTGTGATGATGTTGACCCAAGGGCTGAGTGGACAGGATATTTCTGACCGCCTCAGCCTCAGCCCTAAAACAGTCAGTACCTATCGGTGTCGAGTCTATGAAAAGCTCAAGATAGGCAGTGATGTGGAGCTGATGCAGTTGGCAATGCAGCATAAGTTGCTGAAAGAGGAGTAG
- a CDS encoding nucleotidyltransferase family protein, with protein MRAMILAAGRGERMRPLTDSTPKPLLKVQKKPLLIHHLIALKEAGVSQVVINHAWLGEQIEALIGDGAKYGLQVRYSAEPAGGLETAGGIFHALPLLGSEPFIVVNGDIWCDYPFKKLPSQLEGVAHLVMVDNPAQHSKGDFSLNKRQLSLSPHHALTYSGIAVFHPDFFAKCQAGRYPLAPLLKEQIVKKRVSGEYYPGTWCDVGTPERLHQLNLQLIK; from the coding sequence ATGCGGGCTATGATACTGGCAGCTGGACGTGGTGAACGGATGCGCCCGTTAACCGATAGCACACCCAAGCCGCTATTAAAGGTTCAAAAAAAGCCACTGCTAATTCACCATTTGATTGCCTTAAAGGAGGCGGGTGTAAGCCAAGTAGTGATTAATCATGCCTGGCTTGGCGAGCAAATTGAAGCGTTAATTGGCGATGGAGCGAAGTATGGCCTACAGGTGAGGTATTCAGCAGAACCGGCGGGGGGTCTGGAGACGGCGGGCGGTATTTTTCACGCCTTACCACTGTTGGGTAGTGAGCCATTTATAGTGGTTAATGGTGATATTTGGTGTGACTACCCTTTCAAAAAACTGCCGTCGCAGCTTGAAGGTGTTGCTCATTTAGTAATGGTAGATAACCCGGCTCAACACTCTAAGGGCGATTTTTCACTGAATAAACGACAACTCTCTCTCTCACCTCATCATGCATTAACCTACTCCGGGATTGCGGTGTTTCACCCCGATTTTTTTGCAAAATGTCAGGCTGGCCGTTACCCTCTTGCTCCTTTGCTGAAAGAGCAAATAGTGAAAAAAAGAGTGAGTGGAGAGTATTACCCAGGCACCTGGTGTGATGTGGGCACCCCAGAGCGTCTTCATCAGTTGAATTTACAACTGATTAAATGA